The following DNA comes from Phytohabitans rumicis.
GACGACCTGCCCGGCCTCACGCCCGGCCTGCTCGTCCCGGACGACACCGGCTGGCTCCCCACGACGACACTGGTCGACGGCTCGCGCCTGCCCGACCTGCTCGACGCCGCCAAGCGCCGGTGGAACGCGTCTCCGCACGCCGCCGCCGCGCTCGCCTGGAAGGCGTACAGCTACTGGTTGGCGCTGCCGGCCGTGCTCGGCTGGGCATCGGCGCGGCGGGTCCCGCTGCTGGTCCCGGCCGACGTGCTGATGCACTTCGAAGACCAGCGCCCACTGCTCACCCTGGGTCTACGGCGGTCCATCTCCGTCGCCGTACTGCCCAGCGACCCGCTGGCCCTCTCCGGCCTGCCGCAGGTGCGCGTCGTCCGCGACGAAGCGGCCCTGCTGGGAGCGCTGCGGGCGTCGCTGCTCGACGCCCACCTCACCCCGCTGCTGGACACGATCCACTCCCAGGTGCGGGTCGGCCCGCGTACGCTGCTCGGCTCGGTCAGCTCCGGCATCGCCCACGGCATCCTGCGCGCGGCCGATGTGCTCCCCGGGTCGACCGTGGAGCACGTCGGCACGCTGCTCTCGACGCTCGGCATCGACGACCTCATCGAGCTGGTGCCCGGCCCGACCGGCGAGCCGACCGTGCAGCGCAAGACCTGCTGCCTGGCGTTCACCCTGCCTAAGCCCAAGATCTGCACCGGCTGCTGCATCAAGCCCTGACCTCCGCGCTCCCTCCGCCCGCGCGCTCTTGCCGCGCCCGCCCGCCCTCGCCGCGCACGCGCGCTCTTGACGTCGATCAAGGGCAAATGGTCGTGCTTTGATCTCTAAACCACGACCATTTGCCCTTGGTCGACGGCGAATTCCTTGATCGCGTCACGCCTTGACTTGGAAGGTCGCGCGGAGGGTGGCTCGGGCGAGCGTGTGGAAGGCCAGGTTAAAGCCCACCACGGCGGGCGAGACGTCCGGCGTGACGTCGAGGCGGTCCACGTCGATGGCGTGCACGGCGAAGACGTACCGGTGCTGCCGGTCACCGGCGGGCGGAGCCGAGCCGCCGTACGCCCGCGTGCCGTAGTCGTTGCGGACGTGGAAGCCGCCGTGAACGTCTTCCGCGCCCGCGCCCTGGGCCAACTCGGTGACCGAGGCCGGCAGGTTGACCAGCGTCCAGTGCCAGAAGCCGCTGCCGGTGGGCGCGTCCGGGTCGAAGCAGGTCACCACGAAACCGCGGGTCTGCGCGGGGAAGCCGGACCACGCGAGGTGCGGCGAGAGATTCTGCCCGCCGACGCTCTGGTGTGCGAACGCCGGGTCGAGCGGCTGGCCATCCTTGAAGTCGTCGCTGGTGAGCGTGAACGACGGGACGGTCGGCAGCAGGTCGTACGGGTCCGGCGCGATAGGACGGTCAAGACTCATGTCGTCATCTTTCCACTCCTGAGAGGCATGTGGCTCAGACGCGCCATGCCTCCCAGGCGTCCTGGAGGATGTGAGTGATCGTCGATCGAACCGGCTGCCAGCCCAACTCCTCCCTCGCCCGCTTGATGTCCGCGATGAGCGTCTGCGGCTCCGGCTTCGGCGGCGTCCGCTCGACCGGCACCGCGCGACCCGACACGCGCTCCGCCGTGGCCACCACCTCGGCCATGCTCACACCGACGCCGCTGCCGACGTTGTAGAACCGACAGTGGCCGGGCTCGGTGTGCCGCAGGCTCCGCTGGATCGCCTCCGCCACGTCGGCGACGTGCACGAAATCGCGTACGGCAGAGCCGTCGCCGTTGAGCGTCATGTGCGGAAGCTGGCCGGTGACGGCACGGAGGACGTTCGGGATGATGCGGGTGGTGTCGGTGTCGGTCACCCCACCGGCGGCGCCGGCGATGTTGAAGCAGCGCAGCACGGTCGCGCCGATCGCCCCCGTGGCGGCGTACGCGCCGAGCATCTGCTCCGCCGCGACCTTGGACGCGGCGTACGGGCTCTCCGGGTGGACATCCAGGTCTTCGGAGAGCGCACCGACGTTTCGCGAGCCGTACACGATGCTGGACGAGGTCAGCACGAAGGCCACCGGCCGGTGGAGCGCCAGGAGCAGGTTGAGCGTGCCGTTGGTGTTCACGTCGAAGTAGGTCAGCGGATCCGCGAAGGACCCGCGGGCACTGATCGCGGCGGCGAGATGGCAGACGCCGTCGAAGTCGCCCGCACGGATGATCTCTTCGATGCCAGCCCGGTCACGCACGTCCCCGACGACCACCCGCACGCCGGGAGGCGTCTCGGCGGCGGGCCTGCCCCTGGTCAGGACGGTGACGTCGTCCCCGGCCGCGAGGAGCTCGCGGGTAACGGCCAGCCCCAGAAACCCAAGCCCACCGGTGACGAGTACGCGCACGTTCGGTCCCTTCCAAAGGCGGCGGGTGTGGCGACCTGACGCACGGTGTCAGGCGGCGAGGTTGAGGTCAAGGTCGTCGACGCGGGTGAAGATCGCGGGGCCGGTCCGGATCGTGGCGTGGCCGGCGCCCAGCAGCGCAGCGAGTTCCAGGTGCGTATGCCGGTCGTAGTCGCCGTCTATGGGCATTGCCAATCGGCGGCGCGGAGCCGGTCGTTGGCGCGTCGGACGGTGATCGCCGCGATCCAAGCCCGGTTGTCGACCCAGGCGTCGTCGACATGGTGTCCGGCCAGGTGCCACACCTCGACGAACGTCGACCGTGTCACGGCCCGGGCGTCGACCGGATGCGGCAGCACCCGGATGGCGTCGCGCCAGACACGCATGACCTGGAAGGCGTACAGACATCGGAACGCCGCCTGGTCGCCGGTCGCAATCCGAATGACAAGGTGGTGCAGACGATCGCTGCTGTTCGCCGCAGTGAAGGTACGTATGTTCGTCGATGCCTTGATCATGTGCCGCTCCTGGGTGCGTCTGCCTGGGCGTGGACGCGCCGCCGGGGACCGGAGCGGCAATCGTCCACCAGGTTACCCCTTACCGCACCGCATAAGGCGTAGGGTGAGTACGTCGCTCAAGTCCCCGGTGGCCTGACAATCCGCCATCGGCGGGCGCGCCCATCAGAGGTTGAGGTCTCACGACCGGGCGGCTCAGGTTTCCGCGCAGCGAAGCGATAGTCAGCGGCATCCGCTGACAGTCCGCCGCGCGCACACGTCATCTACCACCTGCCCGAGGCCCGCTGGGCCCGCGAGGAGCATTCATGTCCGCACAGCCGCAACCGGCACCGATGCATCAGACCGATGCCGAGCAGATCGATCAGGCCAACGGGACGGGCCGTACCCCGGTGGTGTTCATCCACGGGCTCTGGCTGCTGCCCAGCAGTTGGGACCGCTGGGGCCCCGTCTTCGCCGACGCCGGGTACGCGCCGATGTGCCCGGGTTGGCCGGACGACCCCGACACCGTCGCGGAGGCGTACGCGGAGCCGGAGGTCTTCGCCAACAAGACAGTGGGTCAGGTGGCCGACCACTACGCCGCGATCATCGGCAAGCTCGCCAAGAAGCCGGTCGTGATAGGACACTCCTTCGGCGGTCTGCTCACCCAGATCCTCGCCGGCCGTGGCCTGGCCGTGGCGTCGGTGGCCATCGACTCCGCACCCTTCCGGGGCGTACTGCCGCTGCCCATCTCGGCGCTGCGGTCCGCGGCTCCGGTCCTGGCCAACCCCGCCAACCGGCACCGCGCCGTGCCATTGACCTTCGAGCAGTTCCGGTACGCGTTCGGCAACGCGGTCACCGAAGGCGAGGCCAAGGAGCTGTTCGAGACGTTCGCCGTGCCGGCCGCTGGCGCGCCGATCTTCCAGGCGGCGGCCGCCAACCTCAACCCGTGGACCGAGGCGAAGGTCAACAGCACCAACCCCGGCCGCGGGCCGATGCTGGTCATCTCCGGGGAGAAGGACCACACCGTCCCGAGGGCCATCTCGGATGCCATCTACGCCAAGCAGAAGCGCAACCCGGGGGTGACCGAGTTCGTGGAGGTACCCAACCGGGGACATTCGCTGACCATCGACGGCGGCTGGCGTGAGGTCGCCGATACGGCGCTTGCCTTCGTCCAGCGCTTCGCCTAGACCAGCCGCTATTTGAGGTGCTTCGCGATGTCTTTGCAGGCGGTGAGCCCCACGGAGCCGCCCGGCACGATGAACTTGTACTCGCCCGGCGGCAGGTCGCGGAGGAGATCGCGTAGCTCCGCCGGGGTGAGCGGTCGCGCCGACGGCATGGCGGCGACCTGGCGCAGGCACGGCTCGACGGCGGTGAACCGGGCGTTCGCGGCGTCGGCCCGTTCCCGTGCCTCGGTGGCCTCCGTGCGCAGCGCCGCGGTCTCCTCGCGCAGCGCGGCCTCACGGGCCGCGAGGTCCGTGGCCCGGCTGCGTTCGTGGTCGCGGTCCCCGGCCGCGTCCACATACAACCCGACGAGTACGGCGGCGGCCGCGGCCAGCACGCCCACCGTGAGCGCGACCCACCATTGTGGACGGCGCGGAGTCTTTGGTGCGTCGTCGTCTGTCACATGAATCAGTTTGTGTCCCGCACGCAAGTTTTCTCCCTGGGTGCATGCGTCCTCGAACGGGGTTGCCGGGATCGAAGGACCATGGTTCGATCACGTGACTCTGGCGTCAGCCGAATTCTCTCTTTTGCTTGGTTCACGGGGGATCACGCATGCGAAAGACAATCCTGGCGAGCGTTGCCGCGACGGCGTTGACCGGTGGCGCGCTGCTGGTCAACGCGGGCCCGGCTCAGGCCGCCGCTGCTCCCGTCCTGTACGTCAGGAAGGGCGCGCAATGCACGGACGCCGGTGCGGGCACGCTGGAGCAGCCGTTCTGCACGATCGGTGCGGCGGCCGCCATCGCCACCGCCGGGCAGACGGTCGACGTCGGTGGCAGCGGCTACAACGAGCGCGTCACCGTCGCCAATTCCGGTACGCCGGAGCAGCCGATCGTCTTCGAGTTGCGCGGGGGCACCGGCTACACGCTGGTCGGGCCCACGGCCGGCTTCGTCATCGACGGCCAGCACGACATCACGATCAAGAATCTGCGCGTCAGCCAGACGGCTGGCGTGCCCGCCCTGGACCTGCGCAACTCCTCTGCCGTCGCCATCGACGGCGGCAGCCTGGTGATGGCGAGTTCCACGACCACACCGGCCGCGAGGCTCACGGGAGTGACCCGGTCGACGCTGAGGTTTGTCACGATCAGCGGTGGGACGCTTCTCCCCGCCGGTCTGATCATGGACGCCGCCACCAGCGAAGTCACGGTGAAAAACTTCAGTCTCGTCGGCAGCCGCGCGTATGACACGGCCGACCGCAGTGTCGGGATCCAGGTCGCCGGGGCCAACAACACGGTCATCAACAACAACGTCAACGGCTTCACCGGCGCGGCCATCGCGGTCGAGCCCGGTGCGACCGGCACCGTGGTGGCCAATAACCAGATCACTGGCGGGGCTGGCTACGGCATCCACAACCGTGGTGCCACCGTCACGGCGATCGCCAACAACACCATCCGGGAGCGGTGCCTCGACGGCGTACGGGTAGACGGAGCCTCTTCCGGTGTGTCCGTGCAAAACAACGCGCTGATTCTGAACGGCCACTTCAGCCGGATCTACTGCGATCCCGCCGTGCTCGACGGCGTGGAGATCGGTGTCCATGGCGACGCGGTCAAGGACACGGTGGTCGACTACAACAACGCGACCCACGGGGGCGCGCCGGCCACGGAGATGTACGGCTGGAACGGCAAGCGGATGAGCCTGGCCGAGTTCCGTACCGTGTCCCGTCAGGCCGCGCACGACCTGGAGACGGCGCAGACCCTGCACAACACCGACTCGGCGAACTCGGCGGCCCCGGATATCAGGCCACCGACCAGATCGGCGTGGCGCGTGCCGACGATCCGACCGTCGCCAACACCGGCGCCGGCCCCATCGCGTACGCCGACCGCGGTGCGAAAGAGTCCGTCAAGTACCCGCTGGCCCTCATCGACGTCACCATGGACCTTTCGGCTCGCTCGGTCAGGGTGGACGCGTCCAGGTCGCAGCCGGGCTGGACCCCGATCGCGTCGTACGAGTTCAGCTTCGGCGACGGGACGGTCATCACCCAGGCGTCGCCGATCGCGTCGCACACCTACACGTACGACGCCGATTTCCCCGTCTCCGTCAAGGCCATCGGGACCGACGGCCGGTCGGCCAGCAAGGCAGACATCGTCACCATCCGGCGGTCGGCCGGCACCGTGGGCCTGCTCTCCCAGTACAACCTCACGTACGTCGCCAGTTCGAGCACGAGTGGCAGCCTTTTCGTGCCGCACCAGTACGGCCTGACGGCGGCCGGGCAGTTCGACCTCGTCAGCACGGACTCCGGGCAGGTGGCGCTGGTCTCCCGGGCGCTGGGCAAGTACCTGACGGTCAACATCGACTCGTCCGGCGTCCCGTCGCTCAGCGCCTGGCAGACCAGGCTCGGAGACGCGGAGCTTTTCACCGTCGTACGCAACGCGGACGGCAGCATCAGCCTCAAGGCGTTGGTCAACAACCGCTATGTGAGCATCCAGTCGCCGGACTCCCCGTTCCTGGTCGCGGACCGGGTCAAGATCGGGCCGTGGGAGAAGTTCTTCCAGGTGGCGGTGTCCGACGCGACGCGGTCGCTGAAGGCCGGGGTGAACAGCCGGTTCGTGGCCGCGGAGAGCGCCGGGACGAAGCCGCTGATCGCGAACCGTACCGCGGTGGGGCCGTGGGAGCAGTTCGCCGTGATCGACCTGGGCAACGGTCAGGTCGCGCTCTTCTCCCGGGTGAACAACCGGTTCGTGGTGGCGGAGAGCGCCGGCACCAAGCCGCTGATCGCCAACCGCACGGCGGTCGGTCCGTGGGAGCGGTTCACGCTGGTGCGCAACAGCGACGGCACGGTGAGCTTGAAGGCCGCCATCAACGGCCGGTACGTCGTGGCCGAGAGCGCCGGGACGAAGCCGCTGATCGCCAACCGCACGGCCATCGGTGCCTGGGAGAAGTTCACCCTGGGTTGACGCCCGCCCACAATGGACGGCGTGGCGCAGCCTGATGATCTGAACGACGTTGAGAAGGCCCTCTGGGAGGCGTTTCCAGCGGGTGCGCTCGTGGACCTCCGTGCGGCGGGTACGCCGCCGGAGGTACGCGGGGAGGTCATCGCGGCGCTGCTGCTCGGCGCGCGGGAGGACGAGGTCGGTCACGCCGCCGCCGTCCGGCTGCGCGGGGCCCGGATCACCGGCTCGCTGCGGCTGGTCTTCGCGGAGGTCGGCCATCCGCTGCTGCTGGAGGAGTGCGAGTTCGACGAGCGGCCCGACCTGTACTGGGCCCGGCTGTCGCACACCAGCTTCGCCGGGTCGCGCATGCCGGGCTTCATGGGTTCCAACGTCCGCGTCGACGGCCACCTGCAATTGAGCCGGTGCACGATCACCGACGGCGTACGGCTGGGCGGCGCGCAGATCTCCGGCGGGCTGCTGCTCTTCGAGGCACACCTGACCGGTCCCGCGGATGGCTGGGCCCTGTACGCGCAGCGCGCCGCCATCGCCGGCGACGTCGTGATGACGGGTGCCCAGGTGACCGGCCCGGTGCGCTTCGGCAACGGCCGGATCGGCGGCACGGTCGAGCTGGACCGCATCCGCATCACCGCGCCCGGCCCGCACCCGGCGCTCGACACCGACAACACGACCGCGGATGCGGCGTTCTACTGCCGGTACGCCGAGATCGACGGCGAGGTGACGATGCGGCACAGCCGGATCACGGGCGCGCTCTCGTTCAGCCGGTCCAACCTGCGCAATCCGGGCGGGACGGCGCTGCGGGTGAGCCGAGCCACTCTGGAGGGCGGCCTCTACCTGCACGACGGCTTCACCGCGGAGGGGATCTCCGGCTGGTCAGCGCCCGCATCGGCCGGACGCTCCGGCTGGACTCGGCGCGGCTGCGCAACCCGGGCCGGGTGGCGCTGTGCGTCGACTTCGCGACGATCGAAGGGGTGCTTGACGGCCGGGGTGGCCTCACCATCGACGGTGAGGTGAGCCTCTTGGACGCCACCGTCACCGGGCCGGCGCACTTCGAGGGTGCGACGCTGCGTAACCCGGGCGGCGCGGCGCTCACGGCCCACGGGCTGACGGCCGGCTCGCTGCTGAACCTCTGCGACGGGTTCACCGCCGAAGGCCGGGTGCGGCTGGCGAACGCCTCGGTAGCCAGCCGGCTCTGCTTCAACGACGCCACGCTCCGGGCGCCCGGCGACACGGCGCTGTCGTGCTGGCGGGTCGACACGCGGGAGCTGTCCATGCGGTGGGACACGGCCCCGGAGGGCGGCGTCGACCTGCGCCACGCCACGGTGGGGATCCTGCGGGACCGACCCGGTCGTTGGCCAACTCCGCTGGACCTCGATGGACTGCGCTACGACGTACTCGATCCGCCGTTGGACGCCGCGGCGCGACTGCCGTGGGTGGATCGCGGACCGCACGGCTTCCGGCCGCAGCCGTTCGAGCAGTTGGCGGCCACCTACCAGGCGCTTGGCGACGGCGCCCAGGCACGCACGGTGCTGCTGGCCAAGCATCGCCGGCAGAATGCCGGCTTTGCCTGGTACGCGCGGCTCTGGGGTCATCTGCAGGACGTCACGGTCGGGTACGGCTACCGCCCGCTGCGCGCCGCGTTCTGGCTGATGGCGCTGCTCGTGGTGGGGATCGCGGCGAACGTCAGGATGGACCCGGCGCCGGTCGACCCGGGTCAGACCACGAAGTTTCAGCCGGTGATCTACACGATGGACCTGCTGTTGCCGATCATCGACCTCGGGCAGGAACGGGCGTTCCAGCCGACCGGTGCCAACCAGTGGCTGGCTTACTTCCTGATCGTCGCCGGCTGGTTGCTGGCGACGACCATCGCGGCTGGCCTCACCAGGTCGCTGCGACGCGCCTGAGGTGGTGTGATGGCACCGTGAGTCGCGCCGTCGAGGAGACCAACCGGCGGCTGCTGCGCGCCCGCGACGCGATGGACCGGGCGTACGCCCAGCCGCTCGACATCCCCGCCCTGGCCCGGATCGCCTATGTGTCCGAGGCGTACTTCATCCGTACCTTCCGGGCGACGTTCGGTGAGACGCCGCACCGCTATCTCCAGCGCCGGCGGGTCGAGCGCTCGATGTTCATGCTGCGCGAGACCACTCGTTCGGTGACCGACATCTGCACGGCGGTGGGGTTCACGAGCCTGGGCACGTTCAGCCGGACTTTTCGCGACATCGTGGGGCAGTCCCCGACCGAGTACCGGCATGCGGCGAAGCAAGTGGCTGTCCCGACGTGTTTCACCCGAGCCTGGACGCGACCGGTCAATTTTGGATAAGCCTTACGTCCCGCCGCGCGACTAGCGTCGCCAGCATGATGACCGCGACAACACTTTCCTCGATCTTCGTGCTCGACCAGGACGAGGCCCTCGACTTCTACGTCGGCACGCTCGGCTTGGAGGTCAACACCGACCAGGACCTGGGCTTCATGCGCTGGCTGACGGTGAACGTCCCGGGCGACCCGGGCCGGGCGATCCTGCTGGAACGGCCCGGACCGCCCTCGATGGACGAGGCGACGGCGGAGCGGGTCCGCGAGCTGGTGTCCAAGGGCGCCGGCGGGGGCTGGATCGGCTTCGACACCGACGACGCGCGCAAGACGTACGAGGAGCTGAAGGCCAAGGGCGTCGACTTCACCGATGAGCCGACCGAGCGCCCGTACGGGGTCGACTTCGGCCTGCGCGACCCCTTCGGCAACGCGATCCGGATCGTCCAGCGGGTCCGGTAAGGGTTAGGACACGCCCGCGGGCCTCTCAGGAGACGCCCGCGGGCCGGAACTGCACGCTGACCCGCGGGCCCACCGGCCGGGCGGTCTTGGGGATGGCGTGCTCCCAGGTGCGCTGGCACGAGCCGCCCATGACGATCAGGTCGCCGTGGCCGAGCGGGAAGCGCAGGCTCTGGCCGCCGCCCTTGGGACGCAGCAGCAGCGGCCGGGGCTCGCCGAACGAGACGATCGCGACCATCGTGTCGACCCGGGCGGCACGACCGTTGGTGTCGCCGTGCCAGGCGACGCTGTCCCGCCCGGTGCGGTAGAGGCACATCCCCGCCGTGACGAAGGGCTCGCCGAGCTCGGCGGCGTAGTGGGCGGTGAGGCGCTGGCGGGCCTCCTCCAGCACGGGGTGGGGGAGCGGATCGCCAGCGTCGTACCAGCTCAGCAGGCGGGGGACGTCGACCTCGCGCTCGTACATCTCGCGGCGCTCGGCCCGCCAGTCGACGTCGTGCAGCAGGGCGTCCAGGACGATGTCGGAGCCGTGCACCCAGCCGGGCAGGTGGTCGACCCAGGCGCCGCGGCTGAGCGGGTGGCGGCGCACCCGACCCGCGAGCGGGCCGAGGCTCGCCTCCGCGGCCAGGTCCAGCATCGAGGGCTGGTGCACCACCTCCATGCCCAGCACCCTACGCCTATTCGTACGCCCGTGCTAAGTCAAACGCGGTGAGCGTGGCGTCGAGCAGCTGTTCCTGCACGTCTGGTGGGTAGCCGGCGGGGTCGGCCGATGCCAGGGCGGCGACGCCTTCCGCCATCGCGATCAGGGCGAGGGCGACCGTGGCCGCGCGTTCGGCCGGCCACCGCGGCGCGGCGGCCGAGACGAGCCGGGTCACGCGTTCCCGCCAGGCCCGGTTGTTCGTGCGGTGCAGGGCGATCAGTTCCTCGTCGCCCACGGCCGCGGCCAGGAAGCCCATCCAGACGATGCTCTCGCTGCGCAGCTCCTCGTCCAGGGCGAGTCCCTGCCGGAGGATCGCGCGCAGCGCCTCCCGTGGGCCGGCCGCCCGCGCTTCGAGCTCCTCCACGCGGGCGCAGGTGCGCTCGTGCAGCAGTCGGCGGGCATGCAGGAGCAGCGACCGGCGGTTGGGGAACCGATGCATGACCAACCCGGTCGTGCAGCCGGCCGCGGCGGCGACGGCCCGGATGGTCAGGTGCTCGATGCCCCGGTGCGCCAGTACGTCCCACACCGCCTGGGAGAGCTGCGCCTCTTGGGCTGCCCGGTCTGCCGTACGCGTCATGGGAACAGATGTTACCGTAACGCTTGTGACGGAAAGCCGGTGTGTGATCGAAGTACGGCCGTGGGACGACCCCGACGGCGCGGCACTGCGTGTGGCGCAGCGGGCGGAGCTCGACGCCCGGTACGGCAGCGACGACCATGAACCCGGCGCCGCTCCCTCGGCGGCGGACATCGACCTCTTCGTCGTGGCCACCGAGCGCGGCCGGCCGGTCGGCTGCGGTGCCCTACGGCGGCTCGACCCGGAGTCCGCGGAGATCAAGCGCATGTACGTCGTGCCCGACGCCCGCGGGACCGGCGTCGCGACCGCGCTGCTCCGGGCGCTGGAGGCGGCCGCGATCGAGCGCGGATGGTCGACGCTGCGCCTGGAGACGGGCACCGAGCAGCCGGACGCGCGGCGCTTCTACGAGCGCGAGGGCTACCGCGAGATCCCGCTCTTCGGCAGCTACGTCGGCTCCACGCTCTCCGTCTGCTACGAACGCCACCTCCGCGTAGGGAACGCCCGACGCTGAGCGCCCTCGCGCCGCCCTCCGCCGCCGCGCGAGGGCGCGGGGACGCCGCGCGAGGGCGCGGGGTGGAGAAGTGGGGGGCTAGAGGCGTTCGGCGAAGGCCCGCAGGTCGCGGCGCTCGATGGCGGCGGCCATCAGGTCGGGGAACGCGTCGGGCGTGCAGGCGAACGCGGGCACGCCCAGCGCCGCGAGGGCCGCCGCGTTGTCGTGGTCGTACGACGGGGCGCCCTCGTCCGACAGCGCCAGCAGCACCACCACCTGCACCCCGGACTCGACCAGCGCGGCCACCCGGCGGAGCATCTCGGCCCGGATGCCGCCCTCGTACAGGTCGCTGATCAGCACGAAGATGCTGTCGCGCGGTCGGGTGACCAGCTCCTGGCAGTACGCGATCGCGCGGTTGATGTCGGTGCCACCGCCGAGCTGGGTGCCGAAGAGCACCTCCACCGGATCGTGCAGCTGGTCGGTGAGGTCGACGACGGCGGTGTCGAAGACGACGAGCGAGGTACGCAGGGAGCGCATGGACGCGAGCACGGCGGCGAACACCCCGGAGTAGACGACCGACGCCGCCATCGAGCCGGACTGGTCGACGCACAGGATCACGTCCCGCTGCACCGCGGTCGTACGCCGGCCGTACCCGATGAGGCGCTCGGGCACGACGGTCCGGTAGGCGGGCTGGTAGTGCTTGAGGTTCGCGTGGATCGTCCGCTGCCAGTCGATGTCGCCGTGGCGCGGCCGGTTGACCCGGGTGGCGCGGTTGAGGGCGCCGGTGACCGCGGCCTTGGTCTTGTTGGCGATCCGGCGCTCCAGCTCGTCGACCACCTGGCGGACCACCTGCCGGGCGATGTCCATGGTCTGGTCGGGCATGACCTGGTTGAGCGAGAGCAGCGTGCCGACCAGGTGGACGTCCGGCTCGACGGCGGCGAGCATCTCCGGCTCCAGCAGGAGCGTGGTGAGGTTGAGCCGCTCGATCGCGTCGCTCTGCATGACCTGCACGACGGTGCTGGGGAAGTACTCCCGGATGTCGCCCAGCCAGCGGGCCACCTGTGGGGCGGACGCGCCGAGGCCGGCCGAGCGCTGGCCGCCCTGACCCCCGGTGTCATAGAGCGCCCCGAGCGCCGCGTCCATGGCTGCCTCGGGCCCGGTCAGCTCGCCCAGCGGCTCCTCGGCGGCCCCGCCGAGCGCGAGCCGCCACCTGCGCGCTCTGTCATCCATGATGAATCTCCCGTCCAAGTAGGACAGCCAGCGTGGGCAGGACCGCGGCCGCGCGTTCGTCGTCGAGGGCGAACGCGGCCGGCTCGGCGGCGGTCACCCCGCCGCGCACCCGTTCGCCGATGGATCTCCGTTCGGGCTCGGCGAACGTGCCGAACGTCCGCCGCAGCAAGGGCAGCACGTCGGTGAACGAGTCGGCGGCCACGCCCGCCAGCCACTGGTCCACAAGGGACAGCAACGCGGTGTCGTGCACGAGCAGGAGCCCGCCGCCGGCCAGGAAGCCCTCGATCCAGTGCGCGGCGTCGGACGGCGGCGTGCCGGCGGTGAGCACCAGCCCCATCCGGCGCCGGGTCTCGTCGGCGTCGAGCCGGCCCGCGTCGTACAGCAGGCGGGTCACCCGGCCGGCGATCAACGGGTGGGTCCGGTCCGAGCCGGCGAGCCCACCGAGCGCCTCCAGCCACCGATCGCGCAGCGCGGGGTCGTCGAGCATCGCCAAGGCGGCGTGGACCGCGTCGACCAGGTCGCGCAGGGCGCCCGCCGCCTCGTCGGCGAGGGACGTGACCGCGCCGGGCAGGCCGACGCAGACCCGTACGACGAGCCCGTTGGTCACCTCGACCAGCGAGGTCACATCGGTGCCGCGCACGTCGCCGTAGCGCAGGGTGCGGGCCAGCGGCGGCACGGCGCCCATCAGGTGGGCCACGTCGGCGTCGAGCGCGGCCCGGGTGTCCAGCGCGTGCAGCACCGCCGGGTACGCCTCGGGCAGGTCGGCCAGCAGGCACACCTCCACCAGCGGCGTGACCTCGGCGA
Coding sequences within:
- a CDS encoding YbhB/YbcL family Raf kinase inhibitor-like protein; the protein is MSLDRPIAPDPYDLLPTVPSFTLTSDDFKDGQPLDPAFAHQSVGGQNLSPHLAWSGFPAQTRGFVVTCFDPDAPTGSGFWHWTLVNLPASVTELAQGAGAEDVHGGFHVRNDYGTRAYGGSAPPAGDRQHRYVFAVHAIDVDRLDVTPDVSPAVVGFNLAFHTLARATLRATFQVKA
- a CDS encoding GDP-mannose 4,6-dehydratase, which translates into the protein MRVLVTGGLGFLGLAVTRELLAAGDDVTVLTRGRPAAETPPGVRVVVGDVRDRAGIEEIIRAGDFDGVCHLAAAISARGSFADPLTYFDVNTNGTLNLLLALHRPVAFVLTSSSIVYGSRNVGALSEDLDVHPESPYAASKVAAEQMLGAYAATGAIGATVLRCFNIAGAAGGVTDTDTTRIIPNVLRAVTGQLPHMTLNGDGSAVRDFVHVADVAEAIQRSLRHTEPGHCRFYNVGSGVGVSMAEVVATAERVSGRAVPVERTPPKPEPQTLIADIKRAREELGWQPVRSTITHILQDAWEAWRV
- a CDS encoding alpha/beta hydrolase, whose translation is MSAQPQPAPMHQTDAEQIDQANGTGRTPVVFIHGLWLLPSSWDRWGPVFADAGYAPMCPGWPDDPDTVAEAYAEPEVFANKTVGQVADHYAAIIGKLAKKPVVIGHSFGGLLTQILAGRGLAVASVAIDSAPFRGVLPLPISALRSAAPVLANPANRHRAVPLTFEQFRYAFGNAVTEGEAKELFETFAVPAAGAPIFQAAAANLNPWTEAKVNSTNPGRGPMLVISGEKDHTVPRAISDAIYAKQKRNPGVTEFVEVPNRGHSLTIDGGWREVADTALAFVQRFA
- a CDS encoding PKD domain-containing protein, giving the protein MARADDPTVANTGAGPIAYADRGAKESVKYPLALIDVTMDLSARSVRVDASRSQPGWTPIASYEFSFGDGTVITQASPIASHTYTYDADFPVSVKAIGTDGRSASKADIVTIRRSAGTVGLLSQYNLTYVASSSTSGSLFVPHQYGLTAAGQFDLVSTDSGQVALVSRALGKYLTVNIDSSGVPSLSAWQTRLGDAELFTVVRNADGSISLKALVNNRYVSIQSPDSPFLVADRVKIGPWEKFFQVAVSDATRSLKAGVNSRFVAAESAGTKPLIANRTAVGPWEQFAVIDLGNGQVALFSRVNNRFVVAESAGTKPLIANRTAVGPWERFTLVRNSDGTVSLKAAINGRYVVAESAGTKPLIANRTAIGAWEKFTLG
- a CDS encoding helix-turn-helix domain-containing protein — its product is MSRAVEETNRRLLRARDAMDRAYAQPLDIPALARIAYVSEAYFIRTFRATFGETPHRYLQRRRVERSMFMLRETTRSVTDICTAVGFTSLGTFSRTFRDIVGQSPTEYRHAAKQVAVPTCFTRAWTRPVNFG
- a CDS encoding VOC family protein, encoding MMTATTLSSIFVLDQDEALDFYVGTLGLEVNTDQDLGFMRWLTVNVPGDPGRAILLERPGPPSMDEATAERVRELVSKGAGGGWIGFDTDDARKTYEELKAKGVDFTDEPTERPYGVDFGLRDPFGNAIRIVQRVR
- a CDS encoding alpha-ketoglutarate-dependent dioxygenase AlkB; amino-acid sequence: MEVVHQPSMLDLAAEASLGPLAGRVRRHPLSRGAWVDHLPGWVHGSDIVLDALLHDVDWRAERREMYEREVDVPRLLSWYDAGDPLPHPVLEEARQRLTAHYAAELGEPFVTAGMCLYRTGRDSVAWHGDTNGRAARVDTMVAIVSFGEPRPLLLRPKGGGQSLRFPLGHGDLIVMGGSCQRTWEHAIPKTARPVGPRVSVQFRPAGVS
- a CDS encoding TetR/AcrR family transcriptional regulator, producing MTRTADRAAQEAQLSQAVWDVLAHRGIEHLTIRAVAAAAGCTTGLVMHRFPNRRSLLLHARRLLHERTCARVEELEARAAGPREALRAILRQGLALDEELRSESIVWMGFLAAAVGDEELIALHRTNNRAWRERVTRLVSAAAPRWPAERAATVALALIAMAEGVAALASADPAGYPPDVQEQLLDATLTAFDLARAYE
- a CDS encoding GNAT family N-acetyltransferase; the protein is MTESRCVIEVRPWDDPDGAALRVAQRAELDARYGSDDHEPGAAPSAADIDLFVVATERGRPVGCGALRRLDPESAEIKRMYVVPDARGTGVATALLRALEAAAIERGWSTLRLETGTEQPDARRFYEREGYREIPLFGSYVGSTLSVCYERHLRVGNARR